A stretch of Dehalococcoidia bacterium DNA encodes these proteins:
- a CDS encoding alanine--glyoxylate aminotransferase family protein translates to MQLRIPGPTPCPDEVLKAGGRQMINHRGKEFGEMQNRITPKLKQCFQTKNDLLILTTSGTGGLESAVVNMLSPGDKVLGVSIGIFGDRFAECAKVYGAEVIPLKYEWGQAVNPDDVKKALKDNPGVKAVLVTHNETSTGTTNPLKDIAGVVKEAGKLILVDAVSSMSSIDVQVDAWNLDVVVSGSQKGWMVPPGLAFVSVSPEAWKAHSQAKMPRFYFDYTRARKFIPDGQTPWTPAVSIYFALDVALDMMLKEGLQNIFARHAGVADKARKWVRSKGMELLVADEKNASNTVTAVKVPADIEVSKFSGTLRDEYKVVIAGGQGGMKGKVFRIGHLGFVTEKDMDEVLAAMDKALPKAKKV, encoded by the coding sequence ATGCAGTTGAGAATTCCAGGCCCGACACCCTGCCCTGATGAGGTACTGAAAGCCGGCGGTCGCCAGATGATAAATCATCGCGGCAAGGAATTTGGCGAGATGCAGAACCGCATAACTCCTAAACTGAAACAGTGCTTTCAGACTAAAAACGACCTGTTGATCCTCACCACCTCGGGTACCGGTGGCCTGGAATCAGCTGTAGTGAATATGCTGTCGCCCGGTGACAAGGTGCTGGGTGTCTCCATCGGCATTTTCGGAGACCGCTTCGCCGAATGCGCAAAGGTATACGGCGCCGAGGTTATTCCGCTCAAGTATGAATGGGGCCAGGCCGTTAATCCCGACGATGTTAAAAAGGCCCTCAAGGACAATCCCGGCGTCAAAGCCGTGCTGGTGACACATAATGAGACATCAACCGGCACCACCAACCCGCTCAAGGACATCGCCGGAGTGGTGAAAGAAGCCGGCAAGCTCATCCTGGTAGACGCTGTCAGCAGCATGAGTTCCATCGATGTGCAGGTGGATGCCTGGAACCTGGACGTTGTGGTCTCAGGTTCACAGAAAGGATGGATGGTACCGCCCGGACTGGCCTTTGTCAGCGTCAGCCCGGAAGCCTGGAAGGCGCACTCACAGGCTAAAATGCCCAGGTTCTATTTCGATTACACGCGCGCCAGGAAGTTTATCCCGGACGGCCAGACCCCCTGGACCCCGGCTGTTTCTATCTACTTCGCCCTGGACGTTGCCCTGGATATGATGCTGAAAGAAGGGCTGCAGAACATCTTCGCCCGGCATGCCGGAGTTGCGGACAAGGCCAGGAAATGGGTCAGGTCCAAAGGCATGGAGCTGCTGGTGGCGGATGAGAAGAACGCATCCAATACCGTGACGGCAGTGAAAGTCCCCGCAGATATCGAAGTATCCAAATTCTCGGGTACTCTGCGTGACGAGTACAAGGTCGTCATCGCCGGAGGACAGGGCGGCATGAAAGGCAAGGTCTTCCGCATCGGCCACCTGGGCTTTGTTACGGAAAAGGATATGGATGAGGTGCTCGCCGCCATGGACAAGGCGCTGCCGAAGGCTAAGAAAGTATAG
- the tyrS gene encoding tyrosine--tRNA ligase: MKKLSDTEFKRLFRRGVSQIINEEELLKMMQSGRPLRLKQGFDPSFTDIHMGHVVGLRKLRQFQQLGHQVVLIVGDWTARIGDPTGRSATRPMLTGDQVKANAQTYMEQFFKIVDKDRTEVRWQSPWFEKGIFGLEDIIRLTSKFTVAQFLAREDFARRYAEGHPIAITEFLYPLMQGYDSVMIESDVEFGGTDQVFNCMVGRQLQEMVGQKPQQVFLMPLLVGTDGVQKMSKSLGNYIGVTDPPAEMFGKTMSINDSMIIPYLELLTDVPDEEIEHFNAGMASGRLNPMTVKKRLAHELVKDFWSAKDAEEAAEEFARTVQQKEVPDEIPVLKIAGGSTSLLSAEISRAGLAKSRSEARRLLEQKAIEINGKTVNEDLEMGKIDDGSVIKVGKRRYIKVVRS, encoded by the coding sequence ATGAAGAAACTATCGGACACCGAATTCAAACGCCTCTTCCGACGGGGTGTAAGCCAGATTATTAATGAGGAAGAGCTGCTCAAGATGATGCAGTCCGGCCGCCCGCTGCGTCTAAAGCAGGGCTTCGATCCCAGCTTCACGGACATACATATGGGCCACGTGGTTGGGCTGCGCAAGCTGCGACAGTTCCAGCAGCTCGGGCACCAGGTGGTGCTTATCGTGGGGGACTGGACCGCCCGCATCGGCGACCCCACGGGGCGATCGGCCACACGTCCCATGCTCACAGGGGATCAGGTAAAAGCCAACGCCCAGACATATATGGAACAGTTCTTCAAAATCGTGGATAAGGACAGGACCGAGGTGCGCTGGCAGAGCCCCTGGTTCGAGAAGGGTATATTCGGCCTGGAAGATATCATCCGGCTGACCTCGAAGTTTACCGTGGCGCAATTTCTGGCCCGCGAGGATTTCGCGCGCCGCTACGCCGAAGGGCACCCCATCGCTATCACCGAATTTCTTTACCCGCTTATGCAGGGCTACGACTCCGTCATGATCGAGTCTGACGTCGAGTTCGGCGGCACCGACCAGGTCTTCAACTGCATGGTGGGCCGCCAGCTCCAGGAGATGGTGGGACAGAAGCCGCAGCAGGTCTTCCTCATGCCGCTGCTGGTCGGCACCGACGGCGTGCAGAAAATGAGCAAAAGCCTGGGCAACTATATCGGTGTCACCGACCCGCCGGCCGAGATGTTCGGCAAGACCATGTCCATCAATGACAGTATGATCATACCGTACCTGGAGCTGCTGACGGATGTGCCTGACGAAGAGATCGAACATTTCAATGCGGGCATGGCCAGCGGACGTCTCAATCCCATGACGGTCAAGAAACGCCTGGCCCATGAGCTGGTCAAGGATTTCTGGAGCGCGAAGGACGCCGAAGAGGCGGCCGAGGAGTTCGCCCGCACCGTTCAGCAAAAGGAAGTCCCCGATGAGATACCGGTGCTCAAAATCGCAGGCGGATCGACTTCCCTGCTGTCAGCGGAGATATCGCGAGCCGGGCTGGCTAAAAGCCGCTCGGAGGCACGACGCCTGCTGGAGCAGAAGGCTATCGAGATCAACGGCAAAACGGTCAATGAAGACCTGGAGATGGGCAAGATCGACGACGGCAGCGTGATCAAGGTGGGTAAGAGACGGTATATAAAGGTCGTCCGCAGCTGA
- a CDS encoding bifunctional riboflavin kinase/FAD synthetase, producing the protein MNIEAELARYKTSYPTLLTIGVFDGVHRGHLHLLGHLVARAQERGCPSGVVTFRTHPEKVLGRRDTIPWITTLRERTRLLRAAGVDVVVPVTFTRDVAGLSAREFVLLLQKHLNMGGLVLGPDFALGHGRQGDPDCLQRIGEELDFRVEVVKPARLGGEVISSSSIRRSLASGDINKVKDMLGRRFILEGKVVAGDRRGRTLGFPTANIEMQPEQAMPRDGIYATVAIRGRQRLASVTNIGVRPTFGGLKRLVETYILDFDGDLYGKRLCIELVARLRDEMKFNSAEELKIQMAKDTLKARSILEM; encoded by the coding sequence ATGAATATTGAAGCTGAACTGGCCAGATACAAGACCTCTTACCCCACGCTTCTGACCATAGGTGTTTTCGACGGCGTGCACCGCGGTCACCTGCATTTGCTGGGGCACCTGGTTGCCCGCGCGCAAGAGAGGGGCTGCCCCTCGGGCGTGGTCACTTTCCGCACGCATCCGGAGAAGGTGCTGGGCCGCCGGGACACCATACCCTGGATTACCACTCTGCGTGAACGCACGCGCCTGCTGCGCGCGGCCGGGGTGGATGTGGTGGTGCCGGTTACTTTTACCCGGGACGTGGCCGGACTTTCCGCGCGTGAATTCGTCCTGCTGCTGCAGAAGCATTTAAATATGGGCGGTTTGGTGCTGGGGCCTGATTTTGCGCTGGGCCATGGCCGGCAGGGCGATCCGGACTGCCTGCAGCGGATAGGAGAGGAGCTTGATTTCCGCGTCGAGGTCGTGAAGCCTGCCAGGCTGGGTGGCGAAGTGATCAGCAGCAGTTCCATCCGCAGATCGCTGGCGTCGGGTGATATAAATAAGGTGAAAGATATGCTGGGCCGCCGCTTCATTCTGGAAGGGAAGGTAGTTGCGGGGGACCGCCGCGGCCGTACCCTCGGCTTTCCAACTGCTAATATTGAGATGCAGCCGGAACAGGCCATGCCGAGGGACGGCATCTACGCAACTGTCGCAATCCGGGGACGGCAGAGGCTGGCCTCCGTGACCAATATCGGTGTGCGGCCGACTTTCGGCGGGTTGAAACGCCTGGTCGAGACGTATATATTGGACTTCGACGGCGATCTATATGGAAAGCGACTCTGTATTGAACTGGTTGCCAGGCTGAGGGACGAGATGAAGTTCAACAGCGCCGAGGAACTGAAGATTCAGATGGCCAAAGATACACTTAAAGCGAGGAGTATATTAGAGATGTAG